A section of the Ovis canadensis isolate MfBH-ARS-UI-01 breed Bighorn chromosome 1, ARS-UI_OviCan_v2, whole genome shotgun sequence genome encodes:
- the PCNP gene encoding PEST proteolytic signal-containing nuclear protein isoform X2, whose translation MLFEVAAPINLLSKNSSSCNGGENSSRSAEKRSAEDETADLPTKPTKISKFGFAIGSQTTKKASAISIKLGSSKPKEPVPTLAPKTLSVAAAFNEDEDSEPEEMPPEAKMRMKNIGRDTPTSAGPNSFNKGKHGFSDNQKLWERNIKSHLGNVHDQDN comes from the exons ATGCTTTTTGAGGTTGCTGCTCCCATCAATCTGCTCAGTAAAAATAGCTCATCTTG TAATGGAGGGGAAAATTCCAGTCGCAGCGCTGAGAAGCGATCAGCTGAAGATGAAACTGCAGACCTCCCAACAAAGCCTACAAAGATCTCCAAGTTTGGATTTGCCATAGGTAGTCAGACGACAAAGAAAGCCTCAGCCATATCCATCAAACTTGGCTCAAGT AAGCCTAAAGAACCGGTTCCAACTCTTGCTCCAAAAACCCTTTCAGTAGCAGCAGCTTTTAATGAAGATGAAGAT agtGAACCAGAGGAAATGCCTCCAGAAGCAAAGATGAGGATGAAGAATATTGGAAG GGATACACCAACATCAGCAGGACCAAATTCCTTCAATAAAGGAAAGCATGGGTTTTCTGATAACCAGAAGCTATGGGAGCGAAATATAAAATCTCATCTTGGAAATGTCCATGACCAAGACAATTAA